tttcacattttttgtaaaagtatagtttggtaatgtaaacattttcatgtaattttacctttttacaccaaaaaaaaaaaaacagagaaaatttgctgttgtcattatttataggttattatgataccattttggtggtctgacccacttgaaatctaattcgactgtctgtgtctgtatgtggaacctgaattaaaatgattatcacaccactgattgttaatatcttcagtgtacagggtggggaagcaaaatttacaatgaacatttagttgttttttctcagcaggcactacgtcaattgttttgaaaccaaacatatattgatgtcataatcatacctaacactattatccataccttttctgaaacttttgcccatatgagtaatcaggaaagcaaacgtcaaagagtgtgtgatttgctgaatgcactcatcacaccaaaggagatttcaaaaatagttggagtgtccataaagactgtttataatggaaagaagagaatgactatgagcaaaactattacgagaaagtctggaagatactattaaagaagaatgggagaagttgtcacccgaatatttgaggaacacttgcgcaagtttcaggaagcatgtgaaggcagttattgagaaagaaggaggacacatagaataaaaacattttctattatgtacattttcttgtggcaaataaattctcatgactttcaataaactaattggtcatacactgtctttcaatccctgcctcaaaatattgtaaattttgcttccccaccctgtaatttttgcatttcacaagttcatcccacggggtggattggaccctttggcgggccggatttggcccccgggccgcatgtttgacaactgtgttcTAATCTGTTGCCAGATATCGGACACACTTTAGGCCCATGTATAAGATTGCCTACAAGACTGTAACAGAGCTGGAGTGGAGGTGCTGCCCCGGGTACCAAGGCTACGACTGCATGGAGGTGAAAGACATGAGCTTACTCCAAGTAGACCGACTGCCTCATCAACCGGCTCCACCAAGATATATTCCAGCACCAAAAGGTGAAATCGTAACTGAGAGAAAAGAGTTTTTCATCTGCGGAAAgagtgttgagccacattatgtaataaattcccattatgtaaaaaaagttcaaaatgtaataagaatgtcacgtcatcttgtaataaagccacattatgtaataaactgacgcattttgtaataaactacgtcaacgcattttgacacatttttatttttaaaaaatgtaataacatggttcattatgtaataacgatccaaataaatataattttagagcaatttagaagaaattagtcacaggagccacaggtaatgtaatcacaactttaaccacacagtttaaagatgaaaataaaaatgtgtcaagtgcattttgtaataaatttctcaaattgtaataacttactacataatgtgaaaaaatgtactacataatgcattgaggtagtttattacaaaatgcgttagtttattacataatgcagctttattacaagatgacgtgacattcttattacgttttgaactttttttacataatgggaatttattacataatgcggctcaacaaagaGTCTTTTTGTAGACCTATTCTGTATTTCCTTACCTTCTTTGCTTTGCTTTAGGTCCAGAGAAGCGACCAGATATCCATGGGAACCATCCGTGGGAGGGCCAGGGGCAGTTTGGAGGTCAGACAGGTCATGGTGGATCTCAAAGTTCTCAACACCTGGAAGAGGAAGTGCAGCGACTCTCCCAGATGGTCCTCGACATGCAGGCGACAATGACAGACATGTCCTCCAACTTGAGACTGAGTTTTCAAGAGGATGCCAGTAAGATGCTGGTCTCTCTGGTCAATAACCTCAGGCAGCCCGCCAGTGCACGCGGCGCTGAGACCCAAACCATGCAGCTGCAGGACTTCTCTTTTGCGGTAGACACACAAATGGATGAGGTTATGAACAAAATCAACCAGGTCACAGACGATCTCCAGTCCAAGAAAAATACTCTAGATGATCTCCTGGGTCGAGTCACTCATCATGACGTACAAATTCGTCTGCTAACGGAGGCGGCTGAGAGGCCACTGGCTTCTCCACCCTCTGGTACCTCAGAAAGAGACCCGGGTCTGCGGGGATACGTGGATGAAAAGATAAATGCTCTAAGAGATGAGCTGATGGAGGGTATGGAAATAAAAATGGCAGATTTGAAGAACTCGTGTGATTATAAAATCGTGTCTGTTCGAGAACAGTGTGAAAGCCAAGAAGCCAACTACCTCAGCCTGGCCGAGCTCATGGACTCGAAAGAATCAGACCTACGCAACGAGATACAAGACCTCAAGACCAAGCTGGGTGATCAAGAAAGAGACGGGAAAGATCTGCCTGGAAACACTGGGGTATCTGACTCGGTTCTTGCTCAGGTGCAGAACTTGGAGCTCCGTCTGAACTTAACTGAGAAGAACTTAGCAGCACAGTGTGGATCTGTGGAGGACAAGGTGAGGAAAGAAAGGTCAGAGGCTGTTCACGATCTGAGGGAAGCTCTGGAGAATAAACTGGCCTCCATGAAGGATCAACTCACCAATGTTTTGGTAGACACGAGTACCAGATCTCCATCCAACATTCAGCCAGAGACTCTGGATGCTCTGCAGAGGGACGTGAACTCCCTTAAGGACAATTTTGAAGTCTTGCAGAAGAAGCAGAAAGCGACAGACCAACTGTGTTCAAATGAATGCAAACCTAATTCAAGTGTCATAGGAACTGTTCAACAGGAATTACAGAGCTATAAAACTGTTGTAGATGGTTTTGCGAAAAGTCTTGAAGTCCATAATAATAGACTGGGAGCAGTGGAAGAGTTTGTCCTCAAGTCCAACACTAGCTTTGGTGATGTAGACGATGATCTGAGCTCCCTGAGACGGCATGTGGGCAGGTTGGAGGACCTACTGTCAGAGGTCGTCCATCAGCAGTCTCAGGCGCCGCATATCCTCAACTCCACCTGGCATCAAGTTAAGCAAGGAGCTCAGCAGGAGGTCAAGGACCTTTTGGACCTTCACCGGAGGCAGCACGAGGAGCTGAGACAGCGACTGGACGAGGTCAGCCGGGAGGTGAAAGCCGAGGCTCACAGTTGCAGAGAAAAAACAGACGATGTTGAGAAGGAGGTAGCCCACATGGACAGTCGCATAGTTGGTGTGGAGGGTTTGTGTGGGAAGCTGGAGCCAATCTCAGGTAGCCTCCAGAGGATCAAAGAAGGTCTGAACAAACACGTTACGAGTTTGTGGACTTGTGTAAACCAGCTGAACAGCACCATGAAATCCAACGGCAGAGAGATTGGAAGGCTGAGGGGAACCTGTCAGAACCTCCAGAACCACATCTCTGACGTGGCCAGAGACCTCCAGGCTCTAACGAACGGATTTCCTGGCAAGACAGGTACGCTTCAGCAGCAAAAGTGAGAACATAAATTAACCATTTTATTCTCCTGAATTATATCTGTGCTTCTAAAATGTTGATGAACCCCTTAATTTACAGTAGAACCTGGGCTAGTGATCAGCTTTAATGTTatcctttagatcaggggtgtcaaactcattttagttcagggaccacatgcagcctaatatgatctaaagtgggccgaaccaataaaataatataaataataggataagaacttaggaataatgtcgactccaaagtttttttctctgtttttgagtgaaaaaagtcaaattccgtaatgaaaatgtttacatctacgaatggtacttgaacgtaacatgaacgtaacatgaacgaatatgaacaacctgaaaattcttaagaaaaataattgcaattttaacaatattacgccttagtttatcatttatacatgtgcattacaacttacagatcacagtggatctacaaatacacaaaacatttaataacaggcagaatattactaaaactccacatactttctatttgttcaggttattcacttgtttttgtaaaaggttagtctgtaaatataaacatttttgtatactttaactgtttgtttgtttttttgctttttttacacttaaccctccggtatccgggtgcgccttttagacacactttgcacttcgttttaaaaagcTTCATatgatttttcacaatttaaataaggttagaattcaaaagttgttcatttttgcatgatctttaaattctggccaccaactaaaatgtgcacattgtaaactaaagaaaattacaagactagcatctgtctcccaagtgtgcctaaaacacactatttcttccatttgatatgtatgattagggctgaccttgatttactaaaataaaatcaaattagagcagaaaaataaatcaatatataatatttaatagtttgatttataggtgtgccttttacacacacttggagacagatgctagtattttttaacatttgacctagtgccaaaaataatcatgcaaattaaccagtgttggagttaatcattgacatatgccaggatgaaaaaatcaaataatatgtgatccaatttttatgtagtatattgaaaaaatacattttttgtcttttttgcatccaaaaaaaatggtttgtttacattacaaacacagcatttaaagggttaaaaaatgtgacagttattgagtagttggtatttttatttacggctcaagttgatgaaatagaaaaaaaagtgtaaaagaattaaaaacaaactgtatgaaaaattttttgacattattccacaagtgtgcgaaaaaggcccacttggtgcttagtaagggccttgctggacaggataccagagggttaaacaaagagaaatatttgcagttttcattattcttatggtttttatggtagtattttactggtctgacccactttagattgaatggacctaaaatgattttaacattcttgattgttaatatcttcagtgtaattttcgcatttcacaaattcatcccaagggccggactggaccctttggtgggctggttttggcccccgggccgcatgtttgacacctgtgtgttagatcATTATCTGAACTGGAGTCCGTTTGTTGATCTCAGAGTTGGTAAAATAAAGTATTATTGGAAGAGTTTCAGTATGAGAGTATGTGAGATGAAGTTGGACTTTATTTTAACCATGTTCTCAGCTGAAGGAGGCAGGAGTGATTGAAGACACATGCCTGATTTTAATAGGCCCCACTTGTGTTGAGCAATGCCTTGGCATTCAACAAAATTTTGCTCATATGGCTTTTTTGTGCATCAAAGAgtgcatgttgtgtgtgtttatccATATTCAGTATATGGGAACAAAAATGTTTGGATTGTATTATGCGAGACCTTTGGGATGATTCCGTTCACCTCGTTGAATATCATATGGATCTGCTGCTTCTCGGATGGTTTTTGTTGGACGTAGCATCGTTGCTGTACAATAGACAGTGGATATGTTACATACTTACCGTATGACTCTGCACATTAACGACACCTATGAGACTTTGCTGACTCTTGCACTTGTAAATGCGAACTGGAAGCACACCCATAATGTTTACAAGCTGGGTCTCTTTCCTCCAGGATCAGCTAGTTTTCAGTTACAGGTTTACGAGGCAGGTGACACAGCACGTCCAAAAACTGACAGCAGGTCTtacttaggctatgttcagactgcaggcaaatgtggcccaaatctgatttttttgaccatatgtgacctgtgtctgatctgttaaagacagtttgaacagcacaaatcagatttttacctccaccagaaggtattgtgatcactttgctttgtgtgtttgtttgttagcaagataactcaaaaagttatggacggattttcatgaaattttctgaaAAGGTTGATatttggaggtctgcgctctccaagtacttttcttgttatttttatgttttcatcggggtttgtctgtctgtctgtctgtctgtctgtctgtgtgcaagataactcaaaaagttatggacggattttgatgaaattttcagagtgttgatactggtacaaggaacaaatgattaaattttggtggtgattggggagggggtgatgaaatcttcaggaaatattgatactggctcaatgaacaaaaaaaacaagaaaagcagacctccgccaagacagatctgccccccccccaaatcaccatcaaaatttaaccatgtcttccttgagccagtatcaacatttcctgaaaatttcatgaaaatccatccataactttttgagttatcttgctaacaaacatgcacgcaaacacacaaagcaaagtgatcacatacctcctggctgaggtaatgattacattttggtggtgatggaggggggactgatctgcctaggtggaggtctgcactcttctgagtgcttttctactgttaaatccaacccaggccactttcatatgtcgtCCTAGATCCGATACATATCGAATATTTTGTAATCCGACTTCAgtttgaatggccaggtcgcatttatctgacctttacgtcattgaaatgcgacaaatgtcactaTTCTGCGTACCAGGAGGAGAAGCAGTGGGAAAAACATActtccttccgtaaacacagtgcatggcTGCGTGGTCaggtattacgtcaggacctcttttgcgtatgtgggtcacttcaggatcacattcagttcatagtcaaaactgatagaaccctttgatgcatgaattatgagaaccagtcgagattttttcttgagtgtttttattcctttttaggtatTAAAAcaacaatgagattgattttttttttttttttttttttaattaacctatttttcatggaattacaaaaatgtccactcatttggacaccatgtgtttaattttgaagcaaagaaacatgtatttaaaatgcaacaccagaaagtgataaactgtgtgaaagctataaaacaaaagcatttttgatgcagccaatctgatgttttctcaccttttatcatactctaatactagttcttactcacttcatggagataatataaaaaaaaaaccaacaacaacttttcaattaagaaaactgttaattacagtctaataacaattagcaattgatttacactcaatcatgttactgcagatcaggtttatcaagaacgtaagttactgtaatggtatgaatgtcagtgtatgggatgatgcataagcgtccaccaaggttttaatagttttggatttttacctccgccaaggaggttatgtttttgccagggtttgtttgtttgtctgtctgtttgtttgtttgtttgtttgtttgtttgtttgtttgtttgtctgtccgttagtgtgcaacataactcaaaaagttatggacagatttggatgaaattttcagggtttgttggaaatgggataaggaagacatgattaaattttggtggtgatcgggggtgggggggcccacgggggggggggggggggggcactgatcagccttggcggaggtctgcgctctccgagtgcttctagtttaatgtaagtttttacactaaaacaaagagaaaaatttggagttgtccttacttatttatagatgtaatgtaatattatgtttttcacattaaactaagaaaatttggagtcattatttataggttattatgctattattttagttgagatcacattggtctgtatgtggaacctgaactaaaacaactacaacatccttgatttttaatatctgaagtgtaatttttacctccgccaaggaggttatgtttttgccagggtttgtttgtttgtctatttgtttgtttgtttgtctgtccgttagtgtgcaacataactcaaaaagttatggacagatttggatgaaattttcagggtttgttggaaatgggctaaggaagaaatgattaaattttggtggtgatcgggggtgggggggcccacaggggggggccactgatcagccttggcggaggtctgcgctctccgagtgcttctagttgctgattcatcctgcgggccggattggaccctttggtgagccgcatttggcccctggactgcatgtttgacacccctgccttcgAGACTTTGCACCATTTATCTCCTAAAATGACTTGGGGTGCCAGGCTATGATGACATGTTGCTGCTCCGCCCTGTGGCTGTTGTCATTTCGTCCTGGTTTGGAGCATAATTCATGTTTTCCACTCACACACGGTGACATTTTATAAAGAGACCCACTGACCGTGTAGCTCTGCCAGCTCCGTCATCCTGTCGTCCCCTTCATACTTATCTGAAGAGACTGGAAAATGCAGCTCACAGTGTCCATTACAGAGAGATGGTGCACACTCCTTATCATCCGTCCACTCATGTGTGACTTTATTTCAGAGTCGAGTGTGTTTAGATTAGACACGACTGGATCATCATTGTAATTCTATTCCCTTTTGCAGCCTTTACAGTCCTTCAGCCACACTGGCAGCTTTAAGGCAGAGgccatttctcatagactgcaagggaagctcagcttcccctaaaaagatgaaaattaaatggttaaatatgtacggttgtgttgacattttattgactactaatgtgttagaacacgttcatctcacagacgagtttgttcagaatcagcttatTCACAAATCAACatactcgatgttgttcacttttcctccattcccgttgtgctgttttctcattcgatctctgctcagtgcatttgcccgtagacgctcagtgtccatgcacttcaatgggactgagtggaacagtttttttcattgcctcaaaactggacggtaattggataaatgccacgatgttgtcccgcccccagacgccgggcgtctctgagagtgaatggagctgtgggcggagtttggccgggctggatgccaggcttccacatgctgattggaggatcagtcaaaaggctgaatcccgctTGATTGACAGCTACTTTGAGAtcttctccttcactgacacagttcagtttaataccatcacacattctgctgggaaatcgatagagaaaccactacgaaatgactttttcatttcttgcactgtaaataaaacatactcattgtacttccttgtttcaatttaacataatttcagcgttttcttgtttagctggttcgataaggtcactgaccattttcttaaaaaggaacggagggacaaatttatgtttaaataacttgactttctttttttttttttttttttacgtaagctgacaatgagcttcccctgtctgaaagacgagcagccgccactgcttttAAGACGTCTTGGGCTTCCACGGCTGAGCTGGTCTTCTCTCCAAATAAACTGTGAACTCTCAGAGCTGCGCTGTGGTCCTCAGGGTCatttgtcagtgtgtttgttatgaTGTCATGGCTGTTGTTAACCTCAAATGAGAAGGTCAGGAAGGGGATGTAAACGATTTATTTTCAGTTCTGGCTAAGACTTTCCGGTATAATGGCTTTTTGACATGTGATGTATATGTTTCCGAAGTCCCCGTCAGCATGTTGGACAAAGTGTCTTAACTCACTTTTAAAGGCCAGTAGAGCTCTATTATGGGTGATGCTGTGAGATAAGAGCATACTTTCCATCTTCTTCTGACATGTATCAGTAGTTTAAGATTAGATGACACTTAGGTTAGTGGTCAAATGTGATAACCCCTGAACCCCAAACAagactggacctgatggaaaagCCTGCAGCGTTTCTCTGCTGCACTGACTGGGGCTGCTTGCTTTATTTTCTGCATCTTGACAAAGGAGGTGTTAgagcagcggtgtcaaactcattttagttcagttccacattcagctacatttgatctgcagtgggccgagccagtaaaataataacataataatatagaaataatgtcgactccaaaattttctctatgttttacagtgaaaaacgtaaaattaaacaacgaaaaggtttacatttacaaactatcctttcaaacaatgtgaataacaggaacaaactgaaacaaaaagtgtaattttaacaatattctgcttcagtttatcatttacacatgtacattataacttacagatcacagtgggtctacacatacagtgcaaaaaaccccaattaaattatgaaaatacttacttttataaactatccaaaaaaaagtgagttacctgaaaaaactgaaatttaaatataaaaaacttttaaaaaatttgtgcaattttaacaatattctgcctcaatttatcatttctacatgtgcattatggattgaatctacaaagacacaaaacatttagtaacaggcagaatcttgttaaaattgtacttacttctcttaagacatttcaggttgttcatatttgttcaggttattcacattttttacatttacatttacatttatgtatttggcagatgcttttttccaaagcgacttacagaggaaaaccaatcaaattaatcaatcaatcaaattttatttatatagcaccagatcacaacaaaagttatctcatgacactttacatatagagttggtcaaaaccagactctaagccaatttacagaaacccaacagaatcctttttGTGAAAttagactttgttttagtgtaaacacatggaaatatttacatttacaaagagaaaaaaaattggagttataagtatttatagattattacagtgtttttcaaccttggggtcgggaccccaggcggggtcgcctggaattcaaatggggtcgcctgaaatttgtagtaattgaaaaaaaaacaaaaaacaaacttagtgataaaaatatatggtgagttgacagagacaatcccaatacataaaagacatgacaaactgaagctgaaactgaagcactgtggttctgtttatctgtcaaatgttcattgtggtcagtttcagatgctgcagctctttcataattcctagtttgagttcttgtttgttcagtattaattgtcagccttgtaaatcacagctggactgactgtacatatcctgagcaaggaaaatcaaattctcactttgtgcagtaatctacacctggcttttctgcctccgtccataatatacattatatagactaaatgtcatctacaattaacgtttatttgcaacatagtatagcaaactattacatgatcaaaaacaacttaattttagcaaagtctcagttctgaatgtctggggtcgccaaaaatttgtgatgttaaaatggggtcacgagccaaaaaaggttgggaaccactggattattacctccgccaaggaggttatgtttttgccagggtttgtttgtctgtttgtttgtttgtttgtttgtttgtttacctccgccaaggaggttatgtttttgccagggtttgtttgtctgtttgtttgtctgtccgttagtgtgcaacataactgaaaaagttatggacagatttggatgaaattttcagggtttgttggaaatgggataaggaagaaatgatttaacttttgggggtgatcgggggtgggggggcccacgggggggcccactgatcagccttggcggaggtctgcgctctccgagtgcttctagttgtttgtttgtttgtttgtctgtccgttagtgtgcaacatgactcaaaaagttatggacagatttggatgaaattttcagggtttgttggaaatgggataaggaagaaatgattaaattttggtggtgatcgggggtgggggggggcccacgggggggggcactgatcagccttggcggaggtctgcgctctccgagtgcttctagttaggatagtattttactggtttgacccacttgagattgaattggtctgaatgtggagcctgaactaaaaggattggtaatatcttcagtgtaaattttgcatttcataaattcatcccaagggccggactggaccctttggcgggctggatttggcctcaggaccgcatgtttgacacatgtgtgTTAGAGCATCTACAACAGGCTTCATGCAAGAAATTAAACAATATCCTATTTCTCTCCTGAGTTTTCATTTGGGCTGCAGAACGTGAGGCTGGATTTATTGATTCTCTAAATCAAAGCTTAAGCGCCTAGTGTGTTTTGGCAAACGGTGACTCATAAAGTCAACACACACCAAACTGCAGTGGAGTCATGATGTGGTATGTAATGTGgaaagtggccatttttgtgacaCAAGCGGCTCCTGCGTCCAGAAACTGGTGGGATAAGTGACTATAACAACAACAGCAGGGTTTCCCTAGGCTGCCGTGGTGGAAGGATGCAACTCTGTTTTTCTGCAGCTGCTTTGGTTAAAAACTCACCTCTTTAATCATCACAAACACTCTGGCATTCAGACATACATCCTGTGTTTGGCTCTTTTATCCTGGTTGAAACGAGGTCTAAAATCAGTCTTGAATCAGACCCATCAAAGCCCAGTCACTGGAGCACATACCTGGGTTTATATGAGGAGTGACATAAGTAACAAATGCAGACCAGTAAACCCAGTACACGTGTGCACTACAGACAGGCTTACCCCCTGCGCTGTTTAATGGCCAcacactgcccccccccaccccccaccccccttcctcCATATGCTGATTTTAACAGGCCTCTTTAGTAAACAGCCTCCATCCCCGTGGCCGTGCCTCGGTATGCTGGTATTCCTTTTATGTGCTGCCGTCTCGTCGTGGACCAGGGACTATCACAGACTTTGCGCCTGGAGCCGTGCAGGATGATTTGTTGATAAAGTCCAGGCTTCTTCATCTGCAGCTGTGGTTCCCAGGAGTGCAGAGATACATGCAGTTTAGGGATGATCGCTATATAATGGGTAATGGGCAGAAGCCTGTTAtttactgtgtttatgtttttaatgacaGGCTCCAGTAATCACCTACTGTTTTGTTGTCAGTGACAGTCGAAGGTAGCCCCGCcgaaaacataaaacacaatgaaaaggtTCCTGATCGGCCGCCTCGAAGGGAAAAAACGTGAAATGAGCTGTGACATATGAGGCTGACATGTAGAAGTTTGGAAATCTGTAAAAATACTGTTGAATTTCTGGAACATATTAGGAAATCCAACACCATGAGCATGTGAAAGGAAGTGAGAAAAGCCCTGGAGTTCCTACAAAGCCTGTAATTTTCAGCTTTTGTTTTGGGACAGTGACACAGAAGTATTAATtaccttcacacacacactcacacacatgtttTGCACAAAAACTACTTCTTTTTTTGACTAAATCACCAAACATCAGCCTCACAAAAGTgtccattaaccctccggtatccatgTGCacctttttaggcacacttttcacttcgttttaaaaaacttcatattatttttcacaatttaaataaggttagaattcaaaagttgttcatttttgcatgatctttaaaattctggccaccaactaaaatttgcataaacaaagcaaaatttcaagactagcatctgtctcccaagtgtgcctaaaacgcactatttcttccatttgatatgtatgattagggctgacctggatttacaaaaataaaatcaaattagagcagaaaaataaatcaatgtataat
This genomic window from Sphaeramia orbicularis chromosome 20, fSphaOr1.1, whole genome shotgun sequence contains:
- the LOC115411366 gene encoding EMILIN-2-like, which translates into the protein MFQGNAYSGTETRQRNKNWCAYVVHKNVSCSVVGGTESFVQPEGLPCPPERPDCAQQVIYRTHFRPMYKIAYKTVTELEWRCCPGYQGYDCMEVKDMSLLQVDRLPHQPAPPRYIPAPKGPEKRPDIHGNHPWEGQGQFGGQTGHGGSQSSQHLEEEVQRLSQMVLDMQATMTDMSSNLRLSFQEDASKMLVSLVNNLRQPASARGAETQTMQLQDFSFAVDTQMDEVMNKINQVTDDLQSKKNTLDDLLGRVTHHDVQIRLLTEAAERPLASPPSGTSERDPGLRGYVDEKINALRDELMEGMEIKMADLKNSCDYKIVSVREQCESQEANYLSLAELMDSKESDLRNEIQDLKTKLGDQERDGKDLPGNTGVSDSVLAQVQNLELRLNLTEKNLAAQCGSVEDKVRKERSEAVHDLREALENKLASMKDQLTNVLVDTSTRSPSNIQPETLDALQRDVNSLKDNFEVLQKKQKATDQLCSNECKPNSSVIGTVQQELQSYKTVVDGFAKSLEVHNNRLGAVEEFVLKSNTSFGDVDDDLSSLRRHVGRLEDLLSEVVHQQSQAPHILNSTWHQVKQGAQQEVKDLLDLHRRQHEELRQRLDEVSREVKAEAHSCREKTDDVEKEVAHMDSRIVGVEGLCGKLEPISGSLQRIKEGLNKHVTSLWTCVNQLNSTMKSNGREIGRLRGTCQNLQNHISDVARDLQALTNGFPGKTGMQVDTGNTASPQGSGKSPPAVALGPVEASLPQPPVMETGEAGPPGKMSSSKLPRGSDGSMTPVQGVAGAPASPNLSSEPPKPIVTLISESDMPQNPSSQKGEVSFSAGLTLQPFQGHIGIIRFNKVLVNDGGHYDPRTGVFTAPTDGRYLLSAVLTAQRGERVEAVLSVSNHSVQRLDSSGFSAAEVTPSPHAQCNCSTSTSLSLVLPLKRGDRAGLVLTSGKLAIAPSSEILSSFSAVLLYPDPSKR